One part of the Lotus japonicus ecotype B-129 chromosome 2, LjGifu_v1.2 genome encodes these proteins:
- the LOC130739696 gene encoding uncharacterized protein LOC130739696 has product MKSMFIILEHCLMAPNLIPADIGESLSISLLDKTDFHLVGALELLRILIDKKPPQNRGGMNYRLCGAFNRRYILRRLFQRLDISAAERPPTLVTAALKETPHYTFCGGFPEAPQNAFFL; this is encoded by the exons ATGAAGTCAATG TTCATTATACTGGAACATTGCTTGATGGCACCAAATTTGATTCCAGCAGACATAGGAGAATCCCTTTCAATTTCACTCTTGGACAAG ACTGATTTTCATCTTGTTGGAGCCTTGGAATTGCTTAGAATTCTCATAGACAAG aaaccgccgcaaaatagAGGCGGAATGAATTACAGACTTTGCGGCGCTTTTAACCGCCGCTATATTCTGCGGCGGTTATTCCAACGCTTGGATATAAGCGCCGCAGAACGGCCCCCGACGCTCGTAACTGCGGCGCTCAAAGAAACGCCTCATTatacattttgcggcggttttccAGAAGCGCCGCAAAATGCCTTTTTTTTGTAG